Genomic window (Streptomyces sp. RerS4):
GGACGGTGGCGGCGGGGTGTTCGAGGAGTGCGAGGTGGTGGCGGCCGGGCAGGCCGGCCTCGCCGTGCGCGGCGGGCACCCCCGGCTGGAGCGCTGCCGGATCCATCACGCCACGGGTGCGGGGATCACGGTGACGGGCGAGGGCTCGGGGCTGGAGGCGCTGGGCTGCGAGGTGTACGAGATCAACGGCGCGGGGGTGCGGATCGCGGCGCGCGGCACGGCGAGCCTCACGGACTGCTCCGTGCACCGGACGTCGGCCGACGGGGTCACCCTCGACACGGACGCCGTGCTCGGCCTCGCGGGCTGCGACATCCACGACATCCCGGAGAACGCGGTGGACCTGCGCGCCCGTTCGGTGCTGACCCTCAGCCGCACCACCGTGCGCCGGTTCGGGCGCAACGGGCTGTCGGTGTGGGATCCGGGCACCCGGGTCGAAGCCGAGTCCTGCGAGATCCACGACAGTACGGGGGACTATCCGGCGGTGTGGATCAGCGACGGCGCCACGGCCTCCCTGACCTCCTGTCGGGTGCGGGACGTGCCGGACGCGGTGTTCGTGCTGGACCGGGGCTCGCGGGCCGAGGTCGTCGACAGCGACCTCTCGCAGGTGCGCAACACCGCCGTGTCGGTGAGCGACGGGGCCACGGCCCGGGTGGCGGACTGTCGCATCCGGGAGGCGGCGACCGGTGCCTGGTTCCGGGACCACGGGAGCGGCGGCACGGTGACGGATTGCACCATCGACGGCGTGCAGACGGGGGTGATCGTCACCAAGGGGGCCGATCCGGCCCTGGAGCGGTGCACCGTGACCTCGCCCACCGAGGCCGGTTTCTACGTGTCGGCGGGCGGCAGGGGCACCTTCACGGCCTGCCGGGTGAGCGACAGTTCGGGCTTCGGGTTCCACGTCATCGACGGCTGCCGCACCGACCTCGCCCGGTGCCACACCGAGCGCTGCGCGCGCGGCGGGTACGAGTTCTCGGAGGACGGGCCGCTGGCCGAGGGATGCACCTCGGACGGGTCCGGCCCCCGGTTCGCCGCGCAGGCCGCGGGCGCCGCTGCGGCGGGCGCCCGGCGGGCGCGCGCCCGGGAATCCGTACGGTCACGGCGGCGGGAGGCGCGGCGGCGGACCGGCCGCCGACGTGCCCGCGCCGCGCCCGACCGAGGGGCGGGCCGCGCCGGCCGTCGAGACCCCGGTGGGGACGCGCGGTGCGGGTGAGGCGCTGGGCCGGCTCGACGCGCTGGTGGGGTTGGACAGCGTCAAACGCGAGGTGCGCGCCCTCACCGACATGATCGAGGTGGGGCGCAGGCGGCAGCAGGCGGGGCTCAAGGCGGCCTCGGTGCGCCGACACCTGGTGTTCACGGGCGCTCCCGGCACGGGCAAGACCACCGTCGCCCGGCTCTACGGCGAGATCCTCGCCTCGCTCGGGGTGCTGGAGCGCGGCCACTTGGTGGAGGTGTCCCGGGTGGACCTGGTCGGGGAGCACATCGGCTCCACCGCCATCCGTACGCAGGAGGCCTTCGACCGGGCGCGCGGCGGAGTGCTGTTCATCGACGAGGCGTACGCGCTGGCGCCGGAGGATTCGGGGCGGGACTTCGGGCGCGAGGCGATCGACACGCTGGTGAAGCTGATGGAGGACCACCGGGACGCGGTGGTGGTCATCGTCGCCGGGTACACGGCGGAGATGGACCGGTTCCTGACGGTCAACCCGGGGGTGGCGTCCCGGTTCTCGCGGACCATCACCTTCGGGGACTACGGGCCCGAGGAACTGCTGCGGATCGTGGAGCAGCAGGCGGAGGAGCACGAGTACCGGTTGGGCGAGGGCACGGCGGCGGCGCTGCTGGCGTACTTCACGGAGCTGCCCAAGGGACCGGCGTTCGGCAACGGCCGGACCGCGCGGCAGACGTTCGAGTCGATGGTCGAGCGGCACGCGGGCCGGGTGGCGCAGCTCGCCGATCCGAACACCGACGAGCTCACGCTGCTGTTCCCGGCGGACCTGCCGGAGCTGCCGGCACCGACCCCGACCCCGGTGGAGACCGCGGCGGCGCCCTGCTGATCCGCCGGCCGGGACGCTCGTCGCGACCGGTCCCGATTCCCCGTCCCGAGGTGCGGACATCCGACGGCGCGCCGGCTATGGTGACCCGGCACACCGGCACCGCTCACACCGCACCACGCGCACCGACGCCGCTCACGCCCGCGCCACGCCCACCCGCGCCGCACCCCAAGGGGGTTCCGCCATGGCCCGCCGACTCCGCCCCGTGGACCTGGACTTCGTCGACACCGCTCCCGTGCGCCTGGAGTTCGACGCCCTCGTCGCCGCCTCCCCCGCGTCCGTGTACCGGGCGCTCGCGGAGGACGTGACGGGGTGGCCGCGGTGGTTTCGCGCCATCACGCTGGCCCGGCCGACCCACGGCGGCGCGGGCCGGGAGATCCGGCTGATGGGCGGGGTCCGCTTCCGGGAGACCGTCATGGCCGCCGACCCCGGGCGGCGCTACGCCTACCGGGTCGACGAGACCAACGTGCCGGGCGTGCGCGCCCTGTTGGAGGACTGGCGGCTCACACCCGAGCCGCACCCGGCGGCCGTCGAGACCGGCACCCGCATCCGGTGGGCCTTCACCGCCGACGGCCCGGCCGCGTTCCGCCGGGCGTTGACCGTCGTCCGTCCGGGCCTGGGCCGTTCCTTCCGCACGGCGGTCCGCACGCTGGACGGCCGGATCTCCGCCGGACGGCGCGAGGCCGAACGGTAGGCCGCTCGCGGGCCACCGTCAGGCCTCAGGCCGCCGGTTCGGCCCAGGTTCCCGTCGTCAGCAGCGTCTCGATCGTCTTCGCGTACGGGGTGATGTCGAGGCCCTGCGCGGCGAGCCATTCGTCGGAGTAGTACTTGTCGAGGTAGCGGTCGCCCGGGTCGCACAGGAGGGTCACGACGCTGCCCGTGCGGCCTTCGGCCACCATCTCCGAGACGATCTTCAGGGCGCTCCACAGGCCCGTGCCGGTGGAGCCGCCCGCCTTGCGGCCGATGGCCTGTTCGAGGGCGCGGCAGGCGGCGACGCTCGCCGCGTCCGGGACCTTCATCATGCGGTCGATGGCGCCGGGCACGAAGCTCGGTTCCATCCGGGGGCGGCCGATGCCCTCGATGCGCGATCCGCAGTCGCTGCTCGCGTGCGGGTCGCCCTGGGTCCAGCCGTCGAAGAAGCAGGAGTTCTCGGGGTCCGGGACGCAGACGCGGGTGTCGTGCTGCATGTAGTGCACGTAGCGCGCGATGGTCGCGGAGGTGCCGCCGGTGCCGGCGGTCGCGACGATCCACGTGGGCTCGGGGTACCGCTCCAGGCGCAGCTGCTGGTAAATCGATTCTGCGATGTTGTTGTTGCCGCGCCAGTCGGTGGCCCGCTCCGCGTACGTGAACTGGTCCATGTAGTGGCCGCCGGTGCGGGCGGCGAGGTCGGCGGACTCCTCGTACATCTTCATCGGGTCGTCGACGAAGTGGCACGCGCCGCCGTGGAACTCGATGAGCCGGCACTTCTCGGGGCTGGTGGTGCGGGGCATGACGGCGATGAACGGGACGCCGATCAGCTTCGCGAAGTAGGCCTCGGAGACGGCGGTGGAACCGCTGGAGGCCTCGATGACCGGGCGGCCGGGGCGCACCCAGCCGTTGCACAGGGCGTAGAGGAAGAGGGAGCGGGCGAGGCGGTGCTTCAGGGAGCCCGTCGGGTGCGTGGACTCGTCCTTGAGGTAGAGGTCGATGCCCCATTCCTCGGGGAGGGGGAAGCGCAGCAGATGGGTGTCGGCGGAGCGGTTGGCGTCCGCCTGGACCTTGCGGACGGCTTCCTTGAGCCAGGCGCGGTAGTCCGCGTCGGAGTGGTCGACGTCGACCGTCGTCACCGCGTTCGAGGCCGTGTGACCGGTGGTGTCGGTGGTGCTCATGCGCCCTGCTCCCTTGAATGTTTCGTGTGCCCCCTCTTTCGAAATGTACCCCCCTCACCTGCGCAAACGATTGCTTTGGGTTTCCATGCGGATCACTTTTGAGCGCGTTCGGTTGCACGGGGAGCGACGGTGGGTGACCCTGGTGGTGCGTCACCGAGGGTGCAGCACCCGTAACACTGATGTCGGGGAGTCGCAGCCGTGATAAGTCATGCGCGTAGGCACTGCGTCGTGGAACTGCAGGCCTTGCCGGTGCGGATCGGTCAGATCCGCCGGATCATTTCCGCACAACTGCGTCACTGGCAGCTCGACCCGCTCATCGACCGGGCCGCGCTGGGCGTGACGGAGCTGCTCAGCAACGTGCACCGCCACGCCCAGCCCGACAAGGTCTGCCGGGTCGAGATCGAACTGCGCCTCGGACGGGTCACCGTCTCCGTCCACGACAGCGATCCGCGGCTGCCCGTACGGCACGAGCCCTCGGCCGAGGGCCTGGAGACGTCCGGTCGGGGGCTCGCGCTCGTCGAGGCCGTCAGCGAGGCCTGGGGGGCGCGGCATCTGGAGGACGCGCCGGGCAAGGTGGTGTGGTTCTCCCTGCGCGCCGCCCCCGTCCCGGCCGCGCCGGCGACGGCGGTCCACATCGACGCCAAGAAGCCCGTACGGGAACCCGCCCGGCCCGTGCTCACCGCCGTCGACGCGCGGCCCCTCCCGGCAGCCGTGTCGGTATCGGCCTCGGCCGGTACCGGGCCCGGCTGACACCCCCGGGCCCCGGGCTCCCCCGTCCGGGACCCGGCCGGGGGAGCCGGGGCCCGGGGCAAGGGGCAGGGCCGGGGGCAGGCGTTGCCGTCCCGGCGGGCTCAGGCCGGCGTGCCCAGCGCCCCGAGCGGGTCGTCCAGGACCGGCTGCCACGCCAGCTCGGCGGCCCCGACCAGGCTGTTGTGGTCGAGGGTGCACGGCAGGATCGGCACGCCCCCGCTGCGCCCCCACAGGCTGCGGTCCGCGACCACCGCGCGCAGCCGCTCCGGGTCGGCGTACAGCAGTTCGCGGTGCAGGCCGCCCAGGATGATCCGGTCCGGGTTGAGGATGTTGACCAGGCCCGCCAGCCCCAGGCCGAGCCGGTCGATGAGTTCCTCGGCGGCCGTCCGTACGGTGGGCCGGGCGTACTCGGTGCGCAGCAGGTCACGGGCCTGCTGGAGCAGGGACACCTCCGGGCCGGGGGTGCGGCCCGCCGCCGTCAGGAAGGCCAGCGGGTCGGCCTCGACGTCCAGGCAGCCGCGTCCGCCGCAGTGGCAGGGGCGGCCCTCCGGGTTGACGGTGAGGTGGCCGACCTCCAGGGCCAGGCCGGCGCTGCCGCTGTGCAGGCGGCCGTCCAGGACCAGCGCCCCGCCGACGCCCCGGTGCCCCGTGGCCACGCACAGCAGGTGCTGGGCGCTGCGGCCGGCGCCGTGCCGGTGCTCGGCGAGCGCGGCCAGGTTGACGTCGTTGCCGGTCAGGGCGGGTCCGTCGATCCCGGCCGCCTTCACGCGCTCGGCGAAGACGGCCCGTACGGGAGAGCCGGCCGGCCAGGCCAGGTGCAGGGGGTTGAGGGCCGTGCCCTCGGGTTCCGCGACCGCCGAGGGCACGGCGAGGCCCGCTCCGATGCAGCGCCGCCCGGTCTCGGCCAGCAGCTCCGCGCCGGCCGCGACGACCGCGTCGAGGACCTGCGCGGGGTCGGCGGAGACGGTCATCTTGCCGGGGGCGGTGGCGACGATCCGCCCTCCGAGGCCGACGAGAGCGGCGCGGAACCCGTCGGGGTGCACCTGCGCGGCGAGCGCCACCGGGCCGTTCTCCTCGACGGCGAGCCGGTGGGAGGGGCGGCCCTGGGCGCCGCCGGCGCCGCCGGGGCGGGAGTCGACGCGGATCAGCCCGAGCGCCTCCAGTTCGGCCGCGACGGCTCCGGCGGTGGCGCGGGTGACGCCGAGTTCGGCCGTCAGGACGGCGCGCGTCGGGGCCCGGCCGGTGTGGACGAGTTCCAGAGCCGGGCCGAGCGCGCCGCGGCCGCGCTCCAGCCGGCTGCGCGCGGAGGCGGCGGAAGCGGCCGAGGCGCCGGAAGCCGCGGACATCGCGGCCGCCCCGGACCCCGCCGAGCCGGCGGACACCGTGGACACATCCCCGACCCTCGGCGGGGCCCCGTTGCCGTTCATGACATGGATCCTCGCATGATCGGGACACCGGGGGCGCCGGCGGGCACCGACACGGCACGCCACGGCACGCCGTGCCCTGGGCGTCCCCTATGCGTCGAGTCCGCCCACCCGCAGGGTGACGTTCAGCCGACCGGTCAGGCCGAGGTCCGGCGGCCCGGTGCCGGGCAGCACTTTGGGGACGCCGTGGTGGGCCATCCGGCTCGGGCCGCCGAACACGAAGAGATCCCCGCTGCGCAGCTCCACGTCCTGGTAGGGCCGGCCGCGCGTGACCGTGTTGCCGAAGCGGAAGACGCAGGAGTCGCCGAGGCTCAGCGAGACGACCGGGGCCGGGGAGCGCTCGTCGGCGTCGCGGTGCATGCCCATGCGGGAGTCGCCGGCGTAGAAGTTGATCAGGGCGATGTCGTACGCGTCCTCGGGCGGCGGGGGCGTCCCGTAGGCGGCGGTGACGGCCTCGCGGCCCAGCTCGGCGAGCCAGGCCGGCATCGGCTTGACGGGGGCCCCGTCGCCGTCGACGGCGGTGCGCGCGTAGCCGTACGGGTACCAGTGCCGGCCCAGGCAGACCTGCCGGGCGGTCATCGTGCCGCCGCCGGGGGTGTGGACGGTGCGCAGGCCGGCGGGCGGGCGGGCCCAGGCGCGGCAGGCGTCGAGCAGCTCGTGTTGGCGGCGCGGTCCGAGCCAGTCGGGCAGGTGGACGGCGCCGGGTGCGATCTCGGTCCGCTCGCGCGGGAAGAGTTCACCGTTCACTTCTCCATTGTCCGGCGGGCGGGCGGCCGGCAGACTCGCCGCGTGAAGATCATCGAATACGTGGAGGCCCTCGCGGGGGAAGGCGAGCTGCTCGCCGACGTGGCCGAACGGGCGGGCGTGGAGACCCCGGTGCCGACGTGTCCCGGGTGGCGGGTGGCCGATCTGCTGCGGCATACGGGTGCGGTGCATCGCTGGGCGACCGGGTTCGTGGCGGACGGCCTGGTGGAGCCGGTGCCGTTCCCGGACGGGCCGGAGCTGCCCGGGGCCGAGCTGTTGCCCTGGTTCCGGGAGGGGCACGCGACGCTGGTCCGTACCCTGACGGACGCCCCGGCCGACCTGATGTGCTGGACCTTCCTGCCGACGGCCCCGCCGTCCCCGGTGGCGTTCTGGGCGCGGCGGCAGGCGCACGAGACGACCGTGCACCGTTTCGACGCGCAGTCCGCGCTCGGGGCGGAGGCCGGCTTCGCCTTCGGGCCGGTGGGGGCGCGGTTCGCGGAGGACGGGGTGGACGAGCTGCTGACCGGCTTCCACGCCCGGCCGCGCAGCCGGGTGCGTACGGAGGAACCGCGCGTGCTGCGGGTACGGGCCTCCGACACGGGCGCGGTGTGGACGGTGCACCTGTCGAGGGAACCGGCCCGCACGGTGCGCGGGGACACGGGCGAGCCGGCCGACTGCGAGGTGACCGGTGAGGCGGCCTGGCTGTACGCCGCCCTGTGGAACCGGCTCCCGCTGACCGGACCCGGCGTCACCGGCGACGCGGCGGTGGCCCGGCTGTGGAGCGCGACGTCCGGGATCTGACGTCGGGGGCCGGCCGGTGGCGTGCTTGTGGGGGCCTGCGCGTGGGGTGACACTGCCCCGCATGAGCGGACGCACCACGGCCGAGCGGGACGCGGTCACCGTCGAGATCGGCTATGCCTTCGTCACCGGGTGCCTCGCCGCCGCACTCGTGTTCGCGGCCGGGTGCGCGGTCGCGTGGCTGCTGCCGCTGCCGGGCCGGGCGGCGGGCAACGCCGTGGTGGTGGCGGG
Coding sequences:
- a CDS encoding ATP-binding protein, which codes for MISHARRHCVVELQALPVRIGQIRRIISAQLRHWQLDPLIDRAALGVTELLSNVHRHAQPDKVCRVEIELRLGRVTVSVHDSDPRLPVRHEPSAEGLETSGRGLALVEAVSEAWGARHLEDAPGKVVWFSLRAAPVPAAPATAVHIDAKKPVREPARPVLTAVDARPLPAAVSVSASAGTGPG
- a CDS encoding DUF6332 family protein, encoding MSGRTTAERDAVTVEIGYAFVTGCLAAALVFAAGCAVAWLLPLPGRAAGNAVVVAGTVLAGVVFVVRVVRVLWRFGRRGPGAGPGAKTGTGGEGGQPSVEA
- a CDS encoding alpha-ketoglutarate-dependent dioxygenase AlkB; the protein is MNGELFPRERTEIAPGAVHLPDWLGPRRQHELLDACRAWARPPAGLRTVHTPGGGTMTARQVCLGRHWYPYGYARTAVDGDGAPVKPMPAWLAELGREAVTAAYGTPPPPEDAYDIALINFYAGDSRMGMHRDADERSPAPVVSLSLGDSCVFRFGNTVTRGRPYQDVELRSGDLFVFGGPSRMAHHGVPKVLPGTGPPDLGLTGRLNVTLRVGGLDA
- a CDS encoding maleylpyruvate isomerase family mycothiol-dependent enzyme, giving the protein MKIIEYVEALAGEGELLADVAERAGVETPVPTCPGWRVADLLRHTGAVHRWATGFVADGLVEPVPFPDGPELPGAELLPWFREGHATLVRTLTDAPADLMCWTFLPTAPPSPVAFWARRQAHETTVHRFDAQSALGAEAGFAFGPVGARFAEDGVDELLTGFHARPRSRVRTEEPRVLRVRASDTGAVWTVHLSREPARTVRGDTGEPADCEVTGEAAWLYAALWNRLPLTGPGVTGDAAVARLWSATSGI
- a CDS encoding SRPBCC family protein, with product MARRLRPVDLDFVDTAPVRLEFDALVAASPASVYRALAEDVTGWPRWFRAITLARPTHGGAGREIRLMGGVRFRETVMAADPGRRYAYRVDETNVPGVRALLEDWRLTPEPHPAAVETGTRIRWAFTADGPAAFRRALTVVRPGLGRSFRTAVRTLDGRISAGRREAER
- a CDS encoding ROK family protein; this encodes MSAASGASAASAASARSRLERGRGALGPALELVHTGRAPTRAVLTAELGVTRATAGAVAAELEALGLIRVDSRPGGAGGAQGRPSHRLAVEENGPVALAAQVHPDGFRAALVGLGGRIVATAPGKMTVSADPAQVLDAVVAAGAELLAETGRRCIGAGLAVPSAVAEPEGTALNPLHLAWPAGSPVRAVFAERVKAAGIDGPALTGNDVNLAALAEHRHGAGRSAQHLLCVATGHRGVGGALVLDGRLHSGSAGLALEVGHLTVNPEGRPCHCGGRGCLDVEADPLAFLTAAGRTPGPEVSLLQQARDLLRTEYARPTVRTAAEELIDRLGLGLAGLVNILNPDRIILGGLHRELLYADPERLRAVVADRSLWGRSGGVPILPCTLDHNSLVGAAELAWQPVLDDPLGALGTPA
- a CDS encoding PLP-dependent cysteine synthase family protein; protein product: MSTTDTTGHTASNAVTTVDVDHSDADYRAWLKEAVRKVQADANRSADTHLLRFPLPEEWGIDLYLKDESTHPTGSLKHRLARSLFLYALCNGWVRPGRPVIEASSGSTAVSEAYFAKLIGVPFIAVMPRTTSPEKCRLIEFHGGACHFVDDPMKMYEESADLAARTGGHYMDQFTYAERATDWRGNNNIAESIYQQLRLERYPEPTWIVATAGTGGTSATIARYVHYMQHDTRVCVPDPENSCFFDGWTQGDPHASSDCGSRIEGIGRPRMEPSFVPGAIDRMMKVPDAASVAACRALEQAIGRKAGGSTGTGLWSALKIVSEMVAEGRTGSVVTLLCDPGDRYLDKYYSDEWLAAQGLDITPYAKTIETLLTTGTWAEPAA